The Castanea sativa cultivar Marrone di Chiusa Pesio chromosome 11, ASM4071231v1 genome contains a region encoding:
- the LOC142616468 gene encoding uncharacterized protein LOC142616468 — protein MSTNKDGQTPQELFTETHKELVDKGEKWMETTTSYTVVGALIIIIMFAVAITVPSGNDSNTGLPMFLNSKVFMLFIICDALSLISPSTSVLMFLAILTSRYAEEDFLESLPRKMIIGLSTLIFSQATMMITFYACLFIILHGKSWMVIPVICLAGVPVTLFTLTQFRLLIDMFNSTYGSRIFDRNMDSWS, from the coding sequence atgtcTACAAACAAAGATGGCCAAACACCTCAAGAATTGTTCACGGAGACCCATAAAGAGTTGGTTGATAAGGGAGAAAAATGGATGGAGACAACAACTTCTTATACAGTGGTTGGTGCTCtaattattatcattatgtTTGCAGTAGCGATTACTGTTCCTAGTGGTAACGATTCAAATACAGGCTTGCCAATGTTTTTAAACAGCAAGGTATTTATGCTCTTTATAATATGTGATGCACTATCTCTCATTTCTCCCTCAACTTCAGTATTGATGTTTCTTGCCATCCTCACATCACGTTATGCAGAAGAAGATTTTCTTGAATCCTTACCCAGAAAGATGATTATAGGCCTTTCTACCCTTATCTTCTCCCAAGCAACCATGATGATAACTTTCTATGCTTGTCTTTTCATTATTCTACATGGAAAATCATGGATGGTCATTCCTGTCATTTGCCTTGCTGGTGTTCCAGTCACCCTATTTACATTGACTCAATTTCGCCTTCTTATTGACATGTTCAACTCAACTTATGGATCCAGAATCTTTGACAGGAATATGGACTCTTGGTCGTAA